A part of Stigmatopora nigra isolate UIUO_SnigA unplaced genomic scaffold, RoL_Snig_1.1 HiC_scaffold_53, whole genome shotgun sequence genomic DNA contains:
- the adat1 gene encoding tRNA-specific adenosine deaminase 1 isoform X12, producing MLIMAGSRPVVAPDEIAKLCYEHFDKLPRRGKPEAGREWTPLAAVVKMTQCANSNKVEKEVVSLGTGTKCIGQTAMSPKGDVLNDSHAEVIARRGCIRYLIHELHTAVTGKGSSVYCQSMHQGKWRLQPGISFLLFISHTPCGDASIIPVNGRHFQPWASVTSIQNNQGTVIGGLKRKAEVLISVQNFNRPTRGEKDTEETKQEDLLIPKRASPTSLSKIGDECPQNPSAKTHQENILHSSAFSELARITSSASSINHTVCVDLNSPVHDTLRTGAKSVPGGLTDPLQPGLGYHSTGLLRVKPGRGEPTLSLSCSDKMARWGVVGFQGALLSHYLEEALYFSTVVVGKCPFSQDAMQRALITRCSNVSDLPAGFSLSPPVFLQSRLEFPFSQAQTRLQHKSGQGRVTPSGAGLYCVNWSCSTHSCHWCHPLMPLFFPTLSGIESALPLP from the exons ATGTTAATAATGGCTGGTTCAA GACCCGTGGTGGCCCCTGATGAAATTGCTAAATTATGCTACGAGCATTTCGACAAGCTTCCACGGAGGGGAAAGCCAGAGGCGGGCAGAGAGTGGACCCCGCTAGCTGCTGTGGTGAAAATGACCCAATGTGCAAATTCGAACAAAG TTGAGAAAGAAGTTGTTTCTCTTGGAACTGggacaaaatgtattggacagaCTGCCATGAGCCCCAAAG GGGATGTGCTCAATGACAGCCATGCAGAAGTCATTGCAAGACGAGGTTGTATTAG aTATTTAATCCATGAATTGCACACGGCTGTGACTGGAAAGGGAAGCTCTGTGTATTGTCAGTCAATGCATCAAGGCAAATGGAGACTTCAACCAGGAATTTCCTTCCTCCTATTCATCAGTCATACACcgt GTGGTGATGCATCTATAATACCTGTAAATGGCAGGCACTTTCAACCATGGGCTTCTGTCACAtctatacagaataatcaaggGACAGTTATAGGTGGCTTGAAAAGAAAAGCTGAAGTGCTTATTTCAGTGCAAAACTTCAACCGGCCCACTCGAGGAGAAAAGGACACCGAAGAGACAAAACAAGAGGATCTTTTGATTCCAAAACGTGCTTCTCCTACATCCTTGTCTAAAATTGGTGACGAGTGCCCGCAGAATCCATCTGCCAAAACACATCAGGAAAACATCTTACATTCTTCAGCTTTCTCAGAGCTGGCAAGAATTACTAGCAGTGCTTCAAGCATTAACCATACAGTGTGTGTGGACTTGAATTCACCAGTTCATGATACTCTAAGAACAGGAGCCAAGTCTGTACCAGGTGGGCTCACTGACCCTCTTCAACCAGGGTTGGGCTACCATAGCACAGGATTACTGCGGGTAAAGCCAGGTCGAGGAGAGCCGACTCTGTCTCTCTCCTGCAGTGATAAAATGGCCCGCTGGGGGGTGGTGGGCTTCCAGGGTGCACTCTTGTCCCATTATCTAGAGGAGGCACTCTACTTTAGCACGGTGGTGGTTGGGAAGTGCCCTTTTAGCCAAGATGCCATGCAAAGAGCTTTGATCACAAG ATGCTCCAATGTATCAGATCTGCCTGCTGGTTTCTCACTGTCGCCACCAGTTTTTCTCCAGTCTAGATTGGAGTTTCCCTTCAGCCAGGCCCAGACTCGGCTCCAACACAAGTCTGGACAAGGCCGCGTCACACCTAGTGGTGCAG GTCTGTACTGTGTAAACTGGAGCTGTTCCACTCATTCCTGTCATTGGTGTCATCCACTGATGCCTCTGTTCTTCCCGACTCTCTCAG
- the adat1 gene encoding tRNA-specific adenosine deaminase 1 isoform X11: MLRAFRQASTEGKARGGQRVDPASCCGENDPMCKFEQRYLIHELHTAVTGKGSSVYCQSMHQGKWRLQPGISFLLFISHTPCGDASIIPVNGRHFQPWASVTSIQNNQGTVIGGLKRKAEVLISVQNFNRPTRGEKDTEETKQEDLLIPKRASPTSLSKIGDECPQNPSAKTHQENILHSSAFSELARITSSASSINHTVCVDLNSPVHDTLRTGAKSVPGGLTDPLQPGLGYHSTGLLRVKPGRGEPTLSLSCSDKMARWGVVGFQGALLSHYLEEALYFSTVVVGKCPFSQDAMQRALITRCSNVSDLPAGFSLSPPVFLQSRLEFPFSQAQTRLQHKSGQGRVTPSGAAVSWCNVPDQPLDVTANGFKQGVTKRALSTSKARSSVLCKLELFHSFLSLVSSTDASVLPDSLRRNDLHTYLDYKDASEIYQKAWQLLRNQAFPLWPRSDRDLLLFK; the protein is encoded by the exons ATGCTACGAGCATTTCGACAAGCTTCCACGGAGGGGAAAGCCAGAGGCGGGCAGAGAGTGGACCCCGCTAGCTGCTGTGGTGAAAATGACCCAATGTGCAAATTCGAACAAAG aTATTTAATCCATGAATTGCACACGGCTGTGACTGGAAAGGGAAGCTCTGTGTATTGTCAGTCAATGCATCAAGGCAAATGGAGACTTCAACCAGGAATTTCCTTCCTCCTATTCATCAGTCATACACcgt GTGGTGATGCATCTATAATACCTGTAAATGGCAGGCACTTTCAACCATGGGCTTCTGTCACAtctatacagaataatcaaggGACAGTTATAGGTGGCTTGAAAAGAAAAGCTGAAGTGCTTATTTCAGTGCAAAACTTCAACCGGCCCACTCGAGGAGAAAAGGACACCGAAGAGACAAAACAAGAGGATCTTTTGATTCCAAAACGTGCTTCTCCTACATCCTTGTCTAAAATTGGTGACGAGTGCCCGCAGAATCCATCTGCCAAAACACATCAGGAAAACATCTTACATTCTTCAGCTTTCTCAGAGCTGGCAAGAATTACTAGCAGTGCTTCAAGCATTAACCATACAGTGTGTGTGGACTTGAATTCACCAGTTCATGATACTCTAAGAACAGGAGCCAAGTCTGTACCAGGTGGGCTCACTGACCCTCTTCAACCAGGGTTGGGCTACCATAGCACAGGATTACTGCGGGTAAAGCCAGGTCGAGGAGAGCCGACTCTGTCTCTCTCCTGCAGTGATAAAATGGCCCGCTGGGGGGTGGTGGGCTTCCAGGGTGCACTCTTGTCCCATTATCTAGAGGAGGCACTCTACTTTAGCACGGTGGTGGTTGGGAAGTGCCCTTTTAGCCAAGATGCCATGCAAAGAGCTTTGATCACAAG ATGCTCCAATGTATCAGATCTGCCTGCTGGTTTCTCACTGTCGCCACCAGTTTTTCTCCAGTCTAGATTGGAGTTTCCCTTCAGCCAGGCCCAGACTCGGCTCCAACACAAGTCTGGACAAGGCCGCGTCACACCTAGTGGTGCAG CTGTCAGCTGGTGTAATGTGCCTGATCAGCCACTTGATGTCACTGCCAATGGCTTTAAACAAGGAGTCACCAAGAGGGCCCTGAGTACATCTAAAGCGAGGTC GTCTGTACTGTGTAAACTGGAGCTGTTCCACTCATTCCTGTCATTGGTGTCATCCACTGATGCCTCTGTTCTTCCCGACTCTCTCAG